The DNA window CCCGTATGCCTCCGCGATCAGCCCGTAGGAGGCGATCCGGGCCTCGTGGCCGTGGATGTGCGAGGTGACCATCAGCTCCTGGGCGCCGGTGCGCTTGCGCAGCTCCTCCAGCCCGTCCCGGACCCGGCCCGGCTCGCCCAGCACCACATTGGCCAGCCAGTCGTCCAGGAAGCCCAGCTCCAGATCGCTGTACGGGTAGGACTCCGCCTCCTCCGGCGTCGGGATCAGACCCGGCCGCCCGCGTCGCAGCCGCAGCATCGACAGCCCGCCGCTCCGCGCCAGCCGCAGCGCCTGCTGCTCGCTCTCCGCCGCGACCGCGCTCACCCCGATCACCGCGTACGGCTCGTCCAGCGCCTCCGACGGCTGGAACGAGGACCGGTACAGGTCCAGCGCCGGAACCGTGTTGGCCGCGCTGAAGTGGTGCGCAAAGGCGAACGGCAGCCCCAGCTGCCCGGCCAGCCGCGCGCTGAACCCGGACGACCCCAGCAGCCAGACCGGCGGCCGGCCGAGCGGACCGCCGCCGTCCCGCGTCGGCCCGGGCACGGCGGTGATCCGCTCGTACGGGTGCCCGGGCGGGAAGCCCCCGTCCAGGAAGCCGGTCAGCTCGGCCAGTTGCTGCGGGAAGTCGTCGGCGCCCTCGCCCAGGCCCCGGCGCAGCGCCCGCGCCGTCGCCTGGTCGGTGCCCGGGGCGCGGCCGAGGCCCAGGTCGATGCGGCCCGGGTGCAGTGCGTGCAGCAGGCCGAACTGCTCGGCGACGGCCAGCGGTGCGTGGTTGGGCAGCATCACTCCGCCGGACCCCAGCCGCAGGGTGCGGGTGGCCGCTGCCAGGTGGGCGATCAGGACCGGCGGAGAGGAGGAGGCGACCCCCGGCATGCCGTGGTGTTCGGCCACCCAGAAGCGGTGGTAGCCCCACTCCTCGGCCCGCCGGGCGAGTTCGGTGGTGGCCTTGAGCGCTTCGCCGGGGGTGTATCCCGCTCCGACGGTCGCCAGGTCGAGGATGGACAGCGGCGCGGGTGCCGATCCGCGCGCCCTGCCCCGGATCGGGTCCTGCTGCTCCGCTGCGGTGTCGCTGCCGGTCACGGCCTCGTCCTTTCCCTGTTGTACGGGTTCCGTCCCCCGAGCGGCTGCAACCGGTATGTGAGACCGCCTGTTCCCCGCTGAGTGCCGCCCCGTACGGTGTCAGTTGTCACACCGCCCTGCACCCCTTACCGCGCCAGTGCCCCGCCGAGGAGCCACCACCGGCATGCCCGACATACGCCAGTCCTCCGCCGCCCCTGTCAGCCCCACCACTTCCGCCGCCCGGGTCAGCACCCCGCACCGCGCCGGGCTGCTGCTCATCCTGGTACTGGGCTCGCTGACCGCGCTCGCCCCGCTGTCGATGGACCTCTACCTGCCCGCGCTGCCGCGCATCGCCGAGAATCTGAGCACCGGCGAGGGCACCGTCCAACTCACCCTCACCGCCTGCCTGCTGGGCCTGGCCGCCGGGCAACTGGTGGCCGGTCCGCTCAGTGACGCACTGGGGAGGCGCCGCCCGCTGCTGGTGGGCCTGGCGGTGTACGTCGCGGCGACCGCCGCCTGCGCGGCCGCCCCCGACGCCCGACTCTTCATCGCCTTCCGGCTGGTGCAGGGCCTCTCCGGCGCCGCCGGGATCGTGATCGCCCGCGCGGTGGTGCGCGACCTGTTCGACGGGCTCGCCGCCGCCCGCTTCTTCGCCTCGCTGATGCTGGTCTCGGGTACGGCGCCGATCCTCGCCCCGATGCTGGGCGGCCAGATCCTGCGGGTCACCTCGTGGCGCGGCGTCTTCGTGGTGCTGGCCGTGCTGGGGCTGGCGATCCTCGCCGCCTCGGCGCTGCTGCTGCGGGAGACCCTGCCGCCGGAGCGGCGCCACCGGGGCGGGCTCTCCGAGACCCTGCGCACC is part of the Peterkaempfera bronchialis genome and encodes:
- a CDS encoding multidrug effflux MFS transporter; the protein is MPDIRQSSAAPVSPTTSAARVSTPHRAGLLLILVLGSLTALAPLSMDLYLPALPRIAENLSTGEGTVQLTLTACLLGLAAGQLVAGPLSDALGRRRPLLVGLAVYVAATAACAAAPDARLFIAFRLVQGLSGAAGIVIARAVVRDLFDGLAAARFFASLMLVSGTAPILAPMLGGQILRVTSWRGVFVVLAVLGLAILAASALLLRETLPPERRHRGGLSETLRTMRGLLRDRPFTGYVLSGAFAFASLFAYVSGSSFAIQQVYGASPQTYSLLFGVNSVGLVAFGQLNGKVLLGRFRAHRVLLLGLGLMAASSAALVLLVTLTDAGLPWIAAALFVLASSLGLVMPTTTALSLQRAPHAAGTASALLGTVQFAAGALSPALAGLGSGGTALPMAAAMLAMALLAAVVFLAFCRPWRPTADPLATG
- a CDS encoding LLM class flavin-dependent oxidoreductase; amino-acid sequence: MTGSDTAAEQQDPIRGRARGSAPAPLSILDLATVGAGYTPGEALKATTELARRAEEWGYHRFWVAEHHGMPGVASSSPPVLIAHLAAATRTLRLGSGGVMLPNHAPLAVAEQFGLLHALHPGRIDLGLGRAPGTDQATARALRRGLGEGADDFPQQLAELTGFLDGGFPPGHPYERITAVPGPTRDGGGPLGRPPVWLLGSSGFSARLAGQLGLPFAFAHHFSAANTVPALDLYRSSFQPSEALDEPYAVIGVSAVAAESEQQALRLARSGGLSMLRLRRGRPGLIPTPEEAESYPYSDLELGFLDDWLANVVLGEPGRVRDGLEELRKRTGAQELMVTSHIHGHEARIASYGLIAEAYGLTAG